From a single Brassica oleracea var. oleracea cultivar TO1000 chromosome C5, BOL, whole genome shotgun sequence genomic region:
- the LOC106292354 gene encoding uncharacterized mitochondrial protein AtMg00810-like, with product MKDLGKLKYFLGLEVAREPEGMFVSQRKYALDTIAECGLLGAKPSPVPTEQNQKLALAKGPLLTDPGKYRRLVRRLIYLTFTRPELNYIVHLLSQFMQKPLEEHWVAALCVVRYLKGCPDQGIMLSSRADLTLTAYCDSDWSACPLTRRSMSAYIVQLGDSLVSWKTKKQKTVSRSSAEAEYRSMADATCELKWLERLLQHFGFSHQKPMRLFCDSQSALRIAKNPVFHERTKHVENDCHTVRDAVQSKLITTEHISTKHQPADLLTKALPAPQFKFLLSKLGIQQMFLPT from the coding sequence ATGAAGGACTTGGGCAAACTTAAATACTTTCTTGGCTTGGAAGTGGCTCGTGAACCTGAAGGGATGTTTGTTTCTCAAAGGAAGTACGCATTGGACACCATTGCAGAGTGTGGACTTCTCGGAGCCAAGCCATCTCCGGTCCCGACGGAGCAGAATCAAAAACTTGCCCTTGCCAAAGGACCACTACTCACTGATCCCGGCAAGTACAGAAGACTAGTCAGGCGGTTGATCTACTTGACATTCACCAGGCCTGAGCTGAACTACATTGTTCATCTTCTCTCTCAATTCATGCAGAAACCACTTGAAGAACATTGGGTAGCAGCCTTGTGTGTGGTCCGGTATTTAAAAGGCTGTCCAGATCAGGGAATCATGCTCTCATCTAGGGCTGACTTAACCCTTACGGCATACTGCGATTCTGATTGGTCTGCTTGCCCGTTGACCAGACGATCCATGTCGGCATATATCGTTCAGCTCGGTGATTCATTGGTATCATGGAAGACTAAAAAGCAGAAAACTGTCTCTCGTTCTTCCGCGGAGGCGGAGTACCGATCAATGGCGGATGCTACATGTGAGCTAAAATGGCTTGAGCGACTTCTTCAACATTTTGGCTTCTCACATCAAAAACCTATGCGCCTGTTTTGTGACAGTCAATCTGCTTTACGCATTGCCAAGAATCCGGTGTTTCATGAACGCACCAAACATGTGGAGAATGATTGTCACACGGTGCGTGATGCGGTTCAATCCAAGCTAATTACAACTGAGCATATTTCTACAAAGCATCAACCTGCGGACTTACTCACCAAGGCTTTACCAGCTCCACAATTTAAATTTCTACTGTCCAAGTTGGGCATACAACAAATGTTCTTGCCAACTTGA
- the LOC106295521 gene encoding fasciclin-like arabinogalactan protein 18 → MGRCIYGCSAVTFFFSFFLLVTASSLPRNLEPVHHNKTGSGQINSNSVLVALLDSRYTELAELVEKALLLQKLEDAVGRHNITIFAPRNEALERDLDPDFKRFLLQPGNLRSLQTLLLSHIIPTRVGSNQWPEENSGRVKHLTLGSDQVLHLSKAKGNGKRLVNSAVITRPDDLTRPDGLIHGIERLLIPRSVQEDFNRRRNLRSISAVLPEGAPEVDPRTNRLKKSAATAAVPAGSPPVLPIQSAMAPGPSLAPAPAPGPGGPRHHFNGEAQVKDFIHTLLHYGGYNEMADILVNLTSLATEMGRLVSEGYVLTVLAPNDEAMAKLTTDQLSEPGAPEQIVYYHIIPEYQTEESMYNSVRRFGKVNYETLRFPHKVAAKEADGSVKFGSGDRSAYLFDPDIYTDGRISVQGIDGVLFPEEEGTVKKQTSPVKKVVQPRRGKLLEVACRMLGAIGKDSYLSTC, encoded by the exons ATGGGTCGCTGCATCTATGGTTGCTCCGCAGTAACTTTCTTCTTCTCCTTCTTCCTCCTCGTCACTGCATCGTCTCTGCCACGGAACCTCGAACCGGTTCACCACAACAAAACCGGGTCCGGTCAGATAAACTCAAACTCAGTCCTCGTCGCTCTCCTCGACTCTCGTTACACCGAGCTCGCGGAGCTCGTCGAGAAAGCTCTCCTCCTCCAGAAACTCGAAGACGCCGTCGGCCGTCACAATATTACCATTTTCGCCCCTCGCAACGAGGCTCTGGAGCGTGACCTCGACCCGGATTTCAAACGGTTCTTGCTCCAACCAGGTAACCTCAGATCCCTCCAAACGCTACTCTTGTCCCACATTATCCCCACCCGAGTCGGATCCAACCAATGGCCCGAGGAGAATTCGGGTCGGGTCAAGCACCTCACGCTGGGGAGCGACCAAGTGCTGCATTTGAGCAAAGCCAAAGGAAACGGGAAGAGGCTAGTGAACTCCGCCGTGATCACCCGACCCGATGATTTGACCCGACCCGACGGGTTGATCCACGGAATCGAGCGGCTTTTAATCCCCCGCTCCGTCCAAGAAGATTTCAACCGGCGGAGAAATCTCCGGTCGATCTCCGCCGTGTTACCGGAAGGAGCTCCGGAGGTCGATCCGAGAACAAACCGTCTCAAGAAATCCGCCGCCACCGCCGCGGTACCAGCCGGATCTCCGCCGGTGCTCCCGATCCAATCCGCCATGGCTCCAGGTCCGTCGCTAGCTCCAGCACCGGCTCCGGGACCCGGAGGTCCACGTCACCACTTCAACGGCGAGGCTCAGGTCAAAGATTTCATCCACACGCTGTTGCATTACGGCGGATACAACGAGATGGCGGATATCCTCGTGAATCTGACGTCGCTCGCGACGGAGATGGGACGATTGGTATCGGAAGGGTACGTTCTCACGGTGTTGGCTCCCAACGACGAAGCCATGGCGAAGCTGACGACGGATCAGCTGAGCGAGCCCGGAGCTCCAGAGCAGATCGTGTACTACCACATTATACCGGAGTATCAGACGGAGGAGAGTATGTATAATTCGGTTAGGAGGTTTGGGAAGGTGAACTATGAAACGCTGCGTTTTCCTCATAAGGTTGCCGCGAAGGAAGCTGATGGTTCGGTTAAGTTCGGTTCTGGTGACCGGTCTGCGTACTTGTTTGATCCGGATATTTACACGGACGGTCGGATTTCGGTTCAAGGGATTGATGGTGTTTTGTTCCCTGAGGAGGAAGGGACGGTTAAGAAACAGACTAGTCCGGTTAAGAAAGTTGTTCAACCGAGAAGAG GGAAGTTGCTGGAAGTAGCATGTCGAATGCTTGGAGCTATTGGCAAAGACTCGTATTTAAGCACATGCTGA
- the LOC106292547 gene encoding uncharacterized protein LOC106292547: MNTRVRYDPSQISRQTKPSDTPSSSPSRSHRRHPLLQRSLSSPSPTATCGGSTPAEFCGGTTASCAAVCCCCPCGLVNLLVLAVYKVPRGICRRALRIRRRKHLVKNRILPPLPANGRVFQNSEFAIHPVDSNDVSDEDDDDFLDLKYFGKSAAAGLTTDYETDEDDEAVLALEKEMWNRFYGAGFWRSPSQRESVSSPRGSKSFSL, from the coding sequence ATGAATACGAGGGTACGTTACGATCCGAGCCAAATCTCGAGGCAGACGAAACCGTCTGACACTCCATCGTCATCTCCGTCGCGTAGCCACCGGAGACACCCTCTCCTCCAGAGAAGCCTCTCCTCTCCTTCTCCGACGGCCACTTGCGGTGGATCCACTCCCGCCGAGTTCTGCGGCGGTACGACGGCGAGTTGCGCCGCCGTGTGCTGCTGCTGTCCCTGCGGACTCGTCAACCTCCTCGTCCTCGCGGTCTACAAAGTCCCCCGCGGAATCTGCCGTCGCGCGTTACGTATTCGCCGCCGTAAACATCTCGTCAAAAACAGGATCCTTCCGCCGCTTCCGGCCAACGGGAGAGTGTTCCAGAACTCGGAGTTCGCGATCCATCCGGTGGATAGCAACGACGTCTCTGACGAGGATGATGATGATTTCTTGGATCTTAAATACTTCGGAAAATCAGCTGCGGCGGGGCTCACGACGGACTATGAGACCGATGAGGACGATGAGGCGGTGTTGGCGTTGGAGAAAGAGATGTGGAACAGGTTTTACGGTGCAGGATTCTGGAGAAGTCCGTCGCAGAGAGAATCTGTGTCGTCTCCGAGAGGTTCAAAGTCTTTTTCGTTATAG
- the LOC106294118 gene encoding aluminum-activated malate transporter 8-like yields MEMDLNAQVKKACFLQRLKDFPSKLKDGVTKRIKHVQKFGKDDPRRIIHSIKVGLSLTLVSMLYYVRPLYNSFGVSGMWAILTVVVVSEFTVGGTLSKGLNRAFATLIAGALGVGAVHLARLCGHKGEPIVLGILVFSLGAAATFSRFFPRIKQRYDYGALIFILTFSMVAVSGYRTDEILVIAYQRLSTILIGGTICILVSIFVFPVWAGEDLHKMVANNIIKLANSIEGFDGEYFPSSEKTSKETNSSVREYKSILTSKSTEDTLANLARWEPGHGRFRLRHPWTKYLKIAGLVRQCAIHFEVLNGYVLSDAKAPQDFISKIQEPCSIMSREAGEALKDIAKSIKTMSRYHVCVNTHIKNSKNAIENLRLALKLSFPETEKDLLEIIPGVTMASTLIDIVSYVEKISEAVDEFSVLAHFKENLDPKLSPELGQHHLLHKGTVKPVLEGDNEEECNNSPHVVIAVHDEQPPTVNENNVNLGAEKTTVVV; encoded by the exons ATGGAAATGGATTTGAATGCTCAAGTGAAGAAGGCATGTTTCTTGCAAAGGCTTAAGGATTTCCCTAGCAAGCTCAAAGACGGTGTCACCAAGCGCATAAAGCATGTGCAAAAGTTTGGGAAAGATGACCCAAGAAGGATCATACATTCCATAAAAGTGGGACTTTCTCTCACATTAGTTTCAATGTTGTACTATGTAAGGCCACTCTATAATAGCTTTGGGGTTTCGGGTATGTGGGCAATACTAACCGTAGTCGTGGTCTCCGAGTTCACTGTTG GTGGGACACTTTCAAAAGGTTTAAACAGAGCTTTCGCAACATTAATAGCCGGTGCCTTAGGGGTTGGTGCAGTACACCTTGCTCGATTGTGTGGACACAAAGGAGAGCCTATTGTTCTTGGGATATTAGTGTTCTCACTAGGTGCAGCTGCGACATTTTCGCGGTTTTTTCCAAGGATTAAACAGAGATATGACTATGGTGCCTTGATATTCATACTTACATTTAGCATGGTTGCTGTTTCGGGGTACCGTACAGATGAAATATTGGTTATTGCATATCAAAGACTATCGACTATTCTCATTGGTGGAACAATATGCATCCTTGTGTCGATCTTCGTTTTTCCTGTATGGGCAGGCGAAGATCTTCACAAGATGGTTGCTAACAACATTATCAAACTCGCTAACTCCATAGAAG GTTTCGACGGTGAATATTTTCCATCATCGGAGAAGACTTCAAAGGAGACAAACTCGAGCGTTCGAGAATACAAAAGCATTCTAACATCAAAAAGCACTGAAGATACTTTG GCGAATCTTGCAAGATGGGAACCAGGACATGGCCGATTCAGGTTACGCCATCCATGGACAAAGTACTTAAAGATCGCAGGACTCGTTCGCCAATGCGCCATTCATTTCGAAGTTCTCAATGGCTATGTTCTCTCTGACGCTAAG GCACCGCAAGACTTCATAAGCAAGATTCAAGAGCCATGCTCGATTATGAGCAGAGAAGCTGGCGAAGCCCTAAAAGACATAGCCAAATCTATCAAAACAATGAGCAGATACCATGTTTGTGTGAATACACACATTAAAAACTCCAAAAATGCCATAGAAAACCTAAGGCTTGCACTCAAATTATCTTTCCCGGAGACAGAGAAAGATCTCTTGGAGATCATTCCAGGAGTCACAATGGCGTCAACATTGATCGACATCGTGAGTTATGTCGAGAAGATCTCTGAGGCTGTGGACGAATTTTCAGTTCTGGCACACTTTAAAGAGAATCTGGATCCAAAATTATCACCGGAGTTAGGACAACATCACCTACTTCACAAGGGAACTGTAAAGCCTGTTCTAGAGGGTGACAACGAGGAAGAATGCAATAACTCTCCTCATGTTGTTATCGCAGTCCATGATGAACAGCCACCAACAGTCAACGAAAATAATGTTAATTTGGGAGCAGAGAAGACGACAGTTGTCGTGTAA